Proteins from one Prevotella sp. E2-28 genomic window:
- a CDS encoding DUF5906 domain-containing protein — MTDREVIDKIYASLLSVAMGVDFEFHTLSGAWGYKSSDSYQRKTVQMNKNTRRLGQECPVLFNEGDFWLFDGRIYVPVREELLVAAFFLFVEHEEILPAINNKTFAKTFTDAIRYYNPMVQSRNLVAFENGVLDISPILRGKTPIFHDHFDPRFHVTFYHPYKYDEKAKCTKWMNFLHEVLPDKNSRVILQMFLGLGLIDQSEVYIPYEGKDAARVELCLLLIGSGGNGKSVIYRTARGVYGSERISEVPYVELTMTGDEGMRSRLPLRNKIFNWSTEEDGKNFCRKHTSTFKKIVSGEPVMDRKLGGNVTKNDNLPYLVFHLNELPYPDDQSFGFIRRLQFISFDITVPKERRNPRLAQELITNYPGIFNWIVRGAREVVRRRFVFPSSEGHRRQMLLAQLRTNPVIAWLHAYKIRPDMQAQNETSEYIDTKTMLDSLAQFCEDNDVEMPSKQLFGATMKSYGVGFFKKRYPEGYRYQVFGCTSEQLLHPYVIKNEDFAVVYDDEKGSCINEED, encoded by the coding sequence ATGACAGACAGAGAGGTAATAGATAAGATTTACGCTTCGCTTCTCAGCGTTGCTATGGGCGTGGACTTCGAGTTCCACACCCTTAGTGGCGCGTGGGGTTACAAGAGTAGTGACAGCTATCAGCGCAAGACCGTACAGATGAACAAGAATACCCGCAGATTGGGACAGGAGTGCCCTGTACTCTTCAACGAGGGTGATTTCTGGCTATTTGACGGCCGAATCTATGTTCCCGTACGCGAAGAGCTGCTTGTAGCCGCATTCTTCCTGTTTGTTGAGCACGAAGAGATACTTCCTGCCATCAACAACAAGACGTTCGCAAAGACGTTCACGGATGCCATCAGGTATTACAACCCGATGGTGCAGTCACGTAATCTTGTTGCGTTTGAGAATGGTGTATTGGATATTTCGCCTATCCTTCGAGGAAAGACACCAATATTTCACGACCATTTCGACCCACGCTTTCATGTGACGTTCTATCATCCGTACAAATACGATGAAAAGGCGAAGTGTACAAAGTGGATGAACTTCCTTCACGAAGTCCTTCCTGACAAGAATAGCCGCGTCATCTTGCAGATGTTCCTTGGCCTCGGCCTTATCGACCAGAGCGAGGTCTACATTCCGTATGAGGGCAAGGATGCGGCACGCGTCGAGTTATGCCTGCTGCTTATCGGTAGCGGTGGCAACGGAAAGAGCGTCATTTATCGCACTGCAAGAGGTGTGTACGGCTCAGAACGTATCAGTGAAGTTCCTTATGTCGAATTAACAATGACTGGCGACGAAGGTATGCGCTCACGACTGCCGTTGCGTAACAAAATCTTCAACTGGAGTACTGAGGAGGACGGAAAGAACTTCTGCCGTAAGCATACTTCTACTTTCAAGAAGATTGTTAGTGGCGAGCCTGTGATGGATAGAAAGTTGGGGGGTAATGTTACGAAGAATGACAACCTGCCATACCTTGTATTCCATCTTAACGAGTTGCCTTACCCAGACGACCAGAGCTTTGGCTTTATCCGTCGTTTGCAGTTTATCAGTTTCGACATCACAGTGCCGAAAGAGAGGCGAAATCCACGCCTTGCGCAGGAGCTGATAACGAACTATCCAGGAATCTTTAACTGGATTGTGCGTGGTGCCCGTGAAGTTGTGCGCAGACGATTCGTATTCCCGTCAAGTGAGGGTCATCGTAGGCAGATGCTGCTTGCTCAGTTGCGTACAAATCCAGTAATAGCATGGCTTCATGCGTATAAAATCCGTCCTGACATGCAGGCGCAGAACGAGACTAGCGAATACATTGACACAAAGACGATGCTTGACAGCCTTGCACAGTTCTGTGAGGACAATGACGTCGAAATGCCGTCAAAGCAGCTTTTTGGTGCTACGATGAAGAGCTATGGTGTAGGTTTCTTTAAAAAGCGTTATCCAGAAGGTTATCGCTATCAGGTGTTTGGCTGTACGAGCGAACAACTCTTACATCCGTATGTTATCAAGAATGAGGACTTCGCTGTTGTCTATGACGACGAGAAGGGGTCTTGTATTAATGAGGAAGATTAA
- a CDS encoding nucleoside triphosphate pyrophosphohydrolase family protein, with protein MNKVQLLEDYQKQAMKTCTDSSNNFSYMMLNLVGEVGELASKVAKAVRKEKAVIDSNHLITERGCKEMSDEEIRDMKAEAGDILWQLSGLCTVMGWSLKDVANENLQKLASRQDRGVIVGDGDNR; from the coding sequence ATGAATAAGGTACAACTTTTAGAGGATTATCAGAAGCAGGCCATGAAGACCTGTACAGATAGTAGTAACAACTTTTCTTACATGATGCTTAACCTTGTAGGCGAAGTAGGTGAGTTGGCAAGCAAGGTGGCAAAGGCAGTCCGCAAGGAGAAGGCCGTGATTGACAGTAATCACCTTATCACTGAGAGAGGCTGCAAGGAAATGTCGGATGAAGAGATTCGCGACATGAAAGCAGAGGCGGGCGATATTCTGTGGCAGTTGTCGGGCCTGTGTACCGTCATGGGTTGGTCTTTGAAGGATGTTGCCAATGAGAACCTGCAGAAGCTCGCCTCACGCCAAGACAGAGGTGTCATTGTAGGTGATGGAGATAATCGATAA